The DNA segment CTCAACAAAATAGAGTTTGCAATAGTGTTGTCAAGAAGAATGTTTAATTCTAAGTTGTTCGAAGAAGCCTATGTTCGCTTTCAAATTCAAAAGATCCCATAAGAGTGGAGGACACTGAAACCAAGTGCTAAACAAGtcactatattttaatatagtaatatatattaaaatttgaaattaaaaaattaaaaaatattattaaaaaattattattttgagttgtcaaaaataaatgtttgtcggcttttaataatataaaaaatttaccaTTTTTActgaaaaaaacaataatactATTTTCAGACTTCAACATCTGAGATACAACAATGAAATTTTTTGACACTCTTACTCCACTCTACAcctcaataaatattaatttattattattatttttttaattttttctaattttgaaaattattttaacattttatattttgcttatattttcattaaagagttttttttaatttttttttattacaaatattaatattttgttatcgGTGTAAGGTGAAGTAGGTTGTCAAAATAACATCACCCTTCagcaacaagaaaaacaaaacactCGCTTATATCGCGGGACTTCTCTCTGTTAGAATTTAGCTTATGTTACGTATTTTTAGACAAACAATATTTAATTCAATAATATCTAAATAATGACAAATAAAAATGGTGTGTAATGTACATAATAATTAGATTCTAACCTTATAAATAATACAAAtgagttaataatatttttttctacacaattttcacttttatttttatttttctatttagcatcatcttttacttttttttctcaaataacactattttcacttttaaatatttataaaggagaatgaaataaaatattttataaagtattttgatgtagaaaataaatGTAAACCCTAAATTTTGAACCCTGAATCTTAAAACATAAACCATAAACCATAAACCGTGAACTATAAACCCTAAATGATAAACCATAAATCATAAACATTAACCCATAAACACtaaacctaaaccctaaaaaattataagaaatattatataatcatatttattattataatttatgacatatattcatatataactcattatttacataatctctaatttaaatatatttttttaaaattataatttatacatttatttttttattaaacctaataataacttatttttttattattattacacaCGTATCAtgaataacttaatttttatttataattttttaaatcattcagttaattcttttataaaatatctaaacaattttatttaatttgtactattacttattttgatatccttttaatttttcgtttgttttaattttataaatatttaaatttattataattttatagatatttaaaagtgaaaataatgctatttgagaaaaaaagtCACGgagataaatagaaaaataaaaataaaagtatgctggatggagaaataaaagtgaaaatagtGTTATTTGaggaaaaaatttattaataatttattttgctaCTATTTGTAAgataattattatgaaaataaataagagataaaataaaacttgCATAATAAAAACAGAAGATCGTCTTTGTACTGAAAAGCATATGAGTTAAATTCTTTGTACTATGAGGGCATATAGTATTATTTATTCTTATCTTCCTTTCGGTTAAATTTTTGATGATGAAAAAGACCGATAAACGTACTAAGAGACATGCACTCTAGTTCAATTCAAGAGGATAAAATTTATTAGCTAATAGTGATAATAATGACGTGTTTACCTATTTACGTATTGGtattgaaaactaaaaaaaagtaaacattCTGAGAAGAAGCAATGACTTTGAACACTTGATCGAATCAGGAAAACGGGAGCCATGGGATTGAAGTTGAACGCTCCACATCGAATCACGCTTGAGTTGTAAGTGGAAATGGCGAACGAAGTCGTTAGATGAAAATCCAACGGCTAGTTTTGAAGAGTTCAGGAAGTGTAGTTGTTTGGTGGGTGTAGGAAATGCAAAATCCCTGGAGTGATATATATGATGAGTAGTAGTAATAATAAGGGAGAAAAGAAGAGGACAAATGAGTGACGCGTAGATACTGTGTTATGGTTAGAGTGGAGTATTATATAAGGGCGCGAGGGTTCCATTTGCAAATGGAAGAGTAGAGAAAGTGGTTTTAGTAGGTATAGATAGAGAGGGGAGAAAGAGGGGAAGTAGGTGAAGGAGAACAAACCGAAACCGATCGCACGAACAAAACCCTTGAAACGACGACGAACATGGCCGTTTCGAGTTCGCACATGCGTTTCACCTTCGAGTGCCGCTCCGATCCCGATTTCTCGCCACCGCCGTCTTTCGACAACCTCCGCCGCCGCAACTTCCGCTCGGTCGGATCCGGCGCTTCTTTCCACGGCGTCTCCTCCCTCATCCTCCGCTTTCCTCCCAACTTCCAGCGCCAGCTCAGCACCAAGGCGCGACGCAACTGTAGCAACATCGGCGTCGCACAAATCGTCGCCGCTTCGTGGTCCAACAACAGCACCAATAATCCCTCTGCCGGGGCTCCGGCACCGCCCGCGGTTTCCGCCGCGGACGCTGCCACGGCGCCTCTCCTCGTCAACATCAGCGCCGACGAGGACATCGTCGTTTCCACAAACGACGCCGTCGCCTCCGCGGCCGACAATAACGGGGTTGTACAGTTAAATCGTAGTTCTTATTCTTCGTTTTTGAAATCGGATGCAAGCAAAACGATTCATGCCGGTACGTGAGAAATGAAAACTTGtcgttttcttttttatgtcataaattttcatttatttttattttcttagatTCGTTtacttttcaattatataattaaatttagatgTGGTTTGCTCGGATATCTATTCTTTAATTGTTCCTTTTCAATTCTTTTGTACAGTTTTTAGATTTTTCCTTCACATCGGATGTGATTTGATTCAGAAAGAGGCcttctctttctttttgttCGTATCGTACATACTTATTCCGTTGTTTACTGTATGCTTACTGTGATTTGgtatttttattagtttatgTGACGTTTGATTTAGgatttaaattatttgtattgttTAAGATTAGACTAGTTTTAATTTCCTTGGATGTTATTATTGTTGATTCTTGGCTATGTTGTTTACGAAGCTGATTGGTTTTTGCATTTGAGTAATGCAGCTGAAAGACTAGGTAGAGGTATTGTGACTGATGGAATTACCACTCCTGTGGTGAACACTTCTGCTTACTTCTTTAAGAAAACCGCTGATCTCATTGATTTCAAGGTACTATTCTTTGAACTGTTATGTAGTTTTTATTCGCCTATTTAAACAATGAACAGATGAACGTCCATTATTGGTGTGGCTGAGCTTTCAATAATTTTGCAGGAGAATCGTCAAGTTAGTTTTGAGTACGGGCGCTATGGAAATCCAACAACAGTGGTTTTAGAGGAGAAGATAAGGTATGTGTGCTTGGACTTTACGATGATCTTGTAATGTGTCGAGTTTTGGGGTCATTTAATGAGGCTTGTTGTCATTATGAACCAGTGAACTGGAGGGGGCCGAATCAACTGTGATAATGGCATCTGGGATGTGTGCTAGCGTAGTCCTATTTATGGCACTGATTCCAGCTGGTGGACATCTTGTGACCACTACAGATTGTTATAGGAAGACTAGAATATTCATAGAGACATTTCTTCCAAAGATGGGGATCACGGTATATTTTCTGCTCATTTGGTGGTTTAATTGTATTTAGTTGTGTGGTGTGCGAACAGCTTCTTATGTTTGTCATGTTTCTTTTGCTTAAATATTATTGTGTGGATTGAAATAATGCTCATTTTCATTCCTGTTGTTcaaaagattatatatatgcATTCATAATTTTActcaaatattaaaagaaatctCATGGGGAATTATACTTCTGTGAGTTTGGTTTTCGCGAGTTTAATGCTGTTGTGTGATCTATAGGGTTAACTCATCTAGTGGAATAAAGGTTTTGTTGATGTTGCTGTTtcctatctttttttttcagaattgaATGATTAATAGTGGCATGTAGCATAGATGTCTGGCTAAAAGTTTGATAGGTTTTTAACGGAAAAATTTAAATAGATATCTTAATGTGAATCTTATTGTCTCTTAGTTGGTAAGGTGGACATTTGATGTTTGCAATGGGTTACTTCTGGTAGATTTTACCTTTGTCCCAGGCATGCATAACCATGATCATTATAGATTTGTTTTAGATACGTAACAAAGTTTCTTTTTTGATGAGCAGACGACTGTAATTGATCCAGCAGATGTTGGTGCCTTAGAAACTGCTTTGGAGCAGCACAATGTTAGTGTTGGAGAGAGTTGTTGGTTTCATTTTATGGATTTCTATGATATTTCTGGAATTAAAAGATGGTCTAGAGTTAATATAGTATTATATAATTGTGCAGGTGTCTCTGTTCTTCACTGAGTCTCCTACCAATCCATTCCTCAGATGTGTTGACATTAAGCTGGTTTCAGAGCTTTGCCACAAGAAGGGGGCTTTACTCTGCATTGATGGTACATTTGCAACACCTTTGAACCAGAAGGCCCTTGCCCTTGGTGCTGATCTGATTATGCACTCCTTGACAAAATACATGAGTGGACATCATGATGTAAGTCAGTCTTTTCTTCAAAACTTAGTTTATTGGAAACAactcaaatatttaaatttcagTTATTCATAATTAATCATCAAAGAGCCTTTTCCTCCCTTCAGGTCCTTGGTGGTTGCATAAGTGGTTCAACTAAGGTGGTTTCACAAATTCGGACTTTCCACCATATTTTGGGCGGTACTCTTAACCCGGTAGGTCATTTCTATAGAGTTGACCCTCCATAGAAAGGTAGCCTAGTTGGTTTTTGTGTCTAAAATAATGCTTTTTCCACAGAATGCTGCGTACCTATTAATCAGAGGCATGAAAACGCTGCATCTTCGTGTACAGCAGCAGAATTCAACAGGAATGGGGATGGCCAAAATTTTAGAGGCACATCCCAAGGTACCGTGGAATTGACATGCACGCTGTCTTGCTCTCTGTTCAtgtcattttatattattaattttttagttgaAGTTTTATAAATTGTCGAATGAGCTTGTATGATGAtgatttgtattttatttaatctTGCATTTCCTCCCTGATTACATTCGTTTCGTTTAGAAGTGTGGTTGaattgtttttcatttcatGTAAAAATGAAGTGTATGCTTTATGTATTTCCTTAAGGGATGAATGAGTACTAAACTGTGCCATGTGTGAAGAGGTTggtttcttttgaattttttatgttGTGATACACTTAAACTTGAATCCTTGTTCTGCAGTTATCTTGTTTATTAATGATAAGTAgtttagtattatttttttttagtagcCGTTGGAATGGATGCCATAGCTCTTCTGGTGCATAATTTCTTGGGAATGAAACTGTATACATATATAGGTTCTGCCTTCTTTTTTTCCTCTTTGAATCGTCAAATGCATCTCTACATTTGTTGCATTGTCATATGCATAGTGTATTTTGTACCATTACCATTTGCAATTtcactttataaatattttaacgaTTTTCGTGTGCATCTTATGTGAACTGGTTTTAATGACATACTTCTATTGGCAGGTGAAGCGGGTCTATTATCCAGGCTTGCCGAGTCATCCCGAACATGAACTTGCGAAGAGGCAGATGACTGGTTTCGGTGGTGTTGTCAGTTTTGAGGTGGGAATTTGCTGAGTCGGTATTCAAATATGTGGTTTGCTAATAAAATCCATTATTTGTTTTGCTTATATAAAGAATGATGTATTTGAGGCCACcatatgaaaatgtttttttagaattaaattGGCAATAATGCAGATTGATGGAGATATACATACCACAATAAAATTTGTTGATTCCCTGAAAATCCCATATATTGCGGCCTCGTTTGGTGGCTGTGAGAGCATTGTTGATCAACCTGCTATTTTGTCTTACTGGTACGCCTTACGATTCCTTCTTTAAGTTGTCTTGTTAAGGATTTGACACTACACGGGGCATCGGTCCTCTTTTTGGATGTGACCTGCAGTGAAAACATGTTTACCTGGTCCTTTTGTGCTTTatagtataaaaattatattttttggtttatttgtttagagattgtatatttattttttatgtattggGCAACAGGGATCTTCCTCAGTCAGAAAGGGCGAAGTATAAGATTCATGACAACTTGGTTCGCTTCAGCTTTGGAGTTGAAGATTTTGAGGATTTGAAGGCTGATGTCCTGCAAGCTCTGGAGGCTATATAGTTCACTTTTCCTGATTCACCCTACTTCTTTTATAATCCTGCTATTCTGTTCCTTTTTCTCATCATGTCTTGTCTCTGATTTGGATGTTATGAAACTTGTGCATTGCTTAAATTATAACTCTATTTCATATTAGCTCCCGTTTCCCCTGCAAATGTTGAGCcggtttttttaatataaaaaaaaaaactgattttgataTAAAATAGTTTAGGTAAGAAAGGTACCAgttaattattatgtttttcaaaagaaatattTGTTTTTGACGCCAGTTTATCAGACTTCTTATTTACACATAAATGCATAATATGATCTAATACCAGCAAAATGAATTCCTTGGAGGCAGAATATGTAAGTGAATTGTATGGAACATAAATGTGTAATCGAATTTCTGTTTCTTAAAAGTGCACATTGTCCTGTTTAATTTGTTGTATAATTTCGTTTCAGTAGCAAATTGAGTTTATTGTTTATGATGTTTATGAGTGGCAGAGTGAAATGACGTGCTTGAGGATTACATGGTATGATGTTGTAGATGAGGGTGCGCTTGGCTACATTAGAGATATTCTCATTGCTTAAAAACCACATCAGTTACTTCATTTTATTCAATTAGATTCAAGAATTTTAAGATCTAAGGACTCAATTATTTTATTCCACACTCCTTCAATTCTAACCAACCTCAAGTTAATACATGCTTCCAAATACCAACATCTCAAACTCCATACTTTAAATTAATGAACAGGACAACAACACTATTTTGAAAATCTACTGATCCAATTGCAATCTAATACTATAATTTGAAAAGgcttaaatatgattttaaaatcaGTGAATTTCGATTCATTTAATATGTTTCTCgctctaaaattaaaaattctcaCTATTGTGTGATGAATAAAAGATTAAATGACATTTATAAAGAGTTAATTGTTGGTGGTGTTAACAACATTTAGAAATAGTTCATGGCTTGAAATTATTGATTAGCAATAATTTCGCAAGCACTTTGAAAGGcatattttttcaaatggaTTTCCAAGACAGATAAGACTTAAGTTTTGATGAACATATACATATCTATAatgcttaaaaaaattaaattaaatcctTAAGAGTTCATATCAAGATTATTAAAacacaataataatagtaataaatattCACAGATAAGTTATGACAAGTTTATTTAAAACTTTCATATTTTAGTTCTAGTTCCCTTAAATTTGTCCGAATAtcatttttctaattttgaaaTACACTACCTTTTTTATCTTTAGGTTCTGTTAAACCATTTTTTTCCCTCCAGAGTTACTTTTGTCTGAAAACATTGGAGAAAAGAATATTCATACTATTTTGCTATCTCAAATAAAATGTtatgcataaataaataaaaataaaatgttatgcataaataaataaataaagtcttTATCTTTAGACTTTAGAATAAGAAAAGTATTCAATCTTCAAGAGGGACACGACAAGACTTGGGAATAAGAAAAGCCCAAACCACAGGCCACGGCCCAATTTAAAGAGTGAAAAACATCAACGCTACTTAGTGTCATGTACTTAAAAAGTTTAAGACTTTGCTGATGCATATAATGGTTGATTTcatattatatgtaattaaatcATGATAAGAAAAATTTGCTATATGCATTTGAATATTACAACTTTAGACTCACCTCATGATCTTTCAaggttgtttctctttatacaAAAAGTAATGTTGTTTTTAACATTAGGATaaattgtatatataattttaattatgataaaattagATATAGAAGAAAATGCATTCATAATGTGATTCTACATTTTAATTTCATCTCCTTAGCTCAAAACAGTTGGTATCATctcaatatatttaataaatacattttCTTTTTATCCAAGTCTGTACATCtagtttgtttatgttattcggatactaattttaattttattattttaaatatttattttaattaataatatgtagTTATATTGGATCTATTTATTCCAAATTTTTCgattattgttggagatctcacatcgactagagatgaggacaatTCATGGTATATAAATGGGGGTAAActtcaacctcatgagccggttttatggggttgagttaggcttaaaatttACTTCAAATGAACTTAAACTTTTaaggttttaaaaaattaaactttctTTACTTTGTTTCCAATGCAAgaaactatataattttttttacactcACACACTTGATATAATTATTCACCAAATCTATTGATtacaataacattttaaaaaaaaaaatgttgaaaatgTAATTTAACTAACTTTACATTTAATATAAACTTATCATAATTTAATGCAAACACATTATGTAGATCTATACTTAGCAAATGGACACATGTAAATAAGTTTACAATAATTTATGCATTTTGTTTATCTAAAAGAACTAGACTTTTTAACATCCTGAATCTAATCTAAATAAAACATAAGGAGATTGGTAAattgtttcttaattttttttcataaaaacaagTGAGATGTGACATTTGCAGTTTTTTCAAAGCCTAAACAACCGTTTTGCACTGGCTAAGTTTCAAAAGATGGTTAAAGCACctgaaatttaaaatgttttagaaaaataagCTTTCTGAAATTACATTACAATTTCAATTAAACTAGTAAAATAGTAGAAAAAGAATACAAGAATGATGTTTAATAAAcccttaaattttataattactcCACAATTGAGCTACCTATACCATATACAATGAAGAAATTCCACCCAGATATAGTCATAGAatgattttgtaaaaaaatcagATTTAAAACTTGACTAAATGTCTTCAAACTTTACTGAACTTGTGCTTATGAACAAGA comes from the Phaseolus vulgaris cultivar G19833 chromosome 8, P. vulgaris v2.0, whole genome shotgun sequence genome and includes:
- the LOC137823460 gene encoding cystathionine gamma-synthase 1, chloroplastic, with the protein product MAVSSSHMRFTFECRSDPDFSPPPSFDNLRRRNFRSVGSGASFHGVSSLILRFPPNFQRQLSTKARRNCSNIGVAQIVAASWSNNSTNNPSAGAPAPPAVSAADAATAPLLVNISADEDIVVSTNDAVASAADNNGVVQLNRSSYSSFLKSDASKTIHAAERLGRGIVTDGITTPVVNTSAYFFKKTADLIDFKENRQVSFEYGRYGNPTTVVLEEKISELEGAESTVIMASGMCASVVLFMALIPAGGHLVTTTDCYRKTRIFIETFLPKMGITTTVIDPADVGALETALEQHNVSLFFTESPTNPFLRCVDIKLVSELCHKKGALLCIDGTFATPLNQKALALGADLIMHSLTKYMSGHHDVLGGCISGSTKVVSQIRTFHHILGGTLNPNAAYLLIRGMKTLHLRVQQQNSTGMGMAKILEAHPKVKRVYYPGLPSHPEHELAKRQMTGFGGVVSFEIDGDIHTTIKFVDSLKIPYIAASFGGCESIVDQPAILSYWDLPQSERAKYKIHDNLVRFSFGVEDFEDLKADVLQALEAI